The proteins below are encoded in one region of Alkalidesulfovibrio alkalitolerans DSM 16529:
- a CDS encoding glycerate kinase type-2 family protein: MTKDALRDAEAIFRAGLARVDPLGMMERILSLDGDILRVRTESESFAYDLSSYERIIVLGAGKASARMALGLERLLGKRITGGIVAVKEGHLEDLAHVRLIEAAHPVPDERSVRAAEAVLEEAGKARPNDLVIVLVSGGGSAILAAPYKDETHALTLEDKQAVTLKLLASGASIQEINCVRKKLSRIKGGRLAQAIAGADVLSLILSDVIGDDLDAIASGLTVPDSTTCTDAHGVIERYGLSGKIPASAEAVLRDGAKGCLPEAPGCGDKAFDTVRTVLIGTNQQALLAACDKARELGYDTLLLSSHLTGEAREIAGVFLGVAKDIAAHGMPVKRPACVIAGGETTVTLRGQGKGGRNQEMALAYLAGLDRSPKDAREAVFLAASTDGSDGPTDATGAFASASILDEGLQKGLKPVAFLAHNDAYHYFDKLGRLLKTGPTNTNVCDIQVLLVP, translated from the coding sequence ATGACGAAGGACGCGCTACGCGACGCGGAAGCCATATTCCGGGCCGGACTCGCCCGGGTCGATCCTCTGGGCATGATGGAGCGCATACTTTCGCTGGATGGCGACATCCTGCGCGTGCGCACGGAGAGTGAATCGTTCGCCTACGATCTGTCATCGTACGAGCGCATCATCGTGCTCGGCGCGGGCAAGGCCTCGGCCCGCATGGCGCTCGGTCTGGAGCGGCTGCTCGGCAAGCGGATCACTGGGGGCATCGTCGCGGTCAAGGAGGGGCACCTCGAAGACCTCGCCCACGTGCGCTTGATTGAAGCCGCCCACCCTGTGCCGGACGAGCGGAGCGTCCGCGCGGCCGAAGCCGTGCTGGAGGAGGCAGGCAAGGCCCGGCCGAATGATCTGGTCATCGTTCTCGTTTCAGGCGGCGGATCGGCCATTCTGGCCGCGCCGTACAAGGACGAGACGCATGCCCTGACCCTTGAGGACAAGCAGGCAGTGACCCTCAAGCTGCTCGCCTCGGGCGCGTCCATCCAGGAAATCAATTGCGTGCGCAAGAAACTTTCACGCATCAAGGGAGGCAGGCTCGCCCAGGCCATTGCCGGGGCGGACGTACTGAGTCTCATCCTTTCCGACGTCATCGGCGACGATCTGGACGCCATCGCGAGTGGGTTGACCGTGCCCGACAGCACGACCTGCACGGACGCCCACGGCGTGATCGAGCGTTATGGCCTGTCGGGCAAGATTCCCGCCTCCGCGGAGGCCGTCTTGCGCGACGGGGCAAAGGGCTGCCTGCCGGAAGCGCCCGGCTGCGGCGACAAGGCGTTCGACACGGTGCGCACGGTGCTCATCGGCACCAATCAGCAGGCCCTGCTTGCGGCGTGCGACAAGGCGCGTGAACTCGGCTACGACACGCTGCTCCTGAGTTCGCACCTGACGGGCGAGGCGCGAGAGATCGCGGGCGTGTTCCTGGGGGTGGCCAAGGACATCGCCGCCCACGGCATGCCCGTGAAACGTCCGGCCTGTGTCATCGCGGGCGGCGAAACCACCGTGACCCTGCGAGGCCAGGGCAAGGGCGGCCGCAATCAGGAGATGGCCCTGGCCTATCTTGCGGGCCTTGATCGTTCGCCCAAGGACGCTCGCGAGGCGGTGTTTCTGGCCGCATCCACGGACGGCAGCGACGGCCCAACGGACGCCACCGGAGCCTTCGCCTCGGCTTCGATCTTGGACGAAGGCCTACAGAAAGGCCTGAAGCCAGTCGCCTTCCTCGCCCACAACGATGCCTACCATTATTTTGACAAGCTCGGCCGACTCCTGAAAACCGGACCGACCAACACCAACGTCTGCGACATCCAGGTTTTGCTCGTGCCCTGA
- the dapA gene encoding 4-hydroxy-tetrahydrodipicolinate synthase, translating into MHFQGAFTALVTPFKNGSLDEEAYRAHVEWQIEQGIHGLVPCGTTGESATLSHAEHKRVIGICVDQVKGRVPVIAGAGSNNTAEAIELTRFAKDAKADGALLITPYYNKPTQRGLVAHFKAIAAEVSMPFIVYNVPGRTGTNVLPATLATMKASIPEVVGVKEATANLTQISEVMECCGPDFTLLSGDDFTVLPTLVIGGKGVISVVSNVAPKMMSQMCDAFFAGDLARARELHYALAPLCRAMFLETNPIPVKTALGMMGRLTPELRLPLVPLEEKNDACLRDILKKAGLV; encoded by the coding sequence ATGCATTTCCAAGGGGCCTTTACCGCCCTCGTGACCCCCTTCAAGAACGGCTCCCTCGATGAAGAGGCCTATCGCGCCCACGTCGAGTGGCAGATCGAGCAAGGCATCCACGGCCTCGTTCCTTGCGGCACCACGGGCGAATCCGCCACCCTCAGCCACGCGGAGCACAAGCGGGTCATCGGCATCTGCGTGGATCAGGTCAAGGGCCGCGTCCCGGTCATTGCCGGAGCGGGCTCCAACAACACGGCCGAGGCCATCGAACTGACCCGTTTCGCCAAAGACGCCAAGGCCGACGGCGCGCTGCTCATCACTCCCTACTACAACAAGCCCACCCAGCGCGGTCTTGTGGCCCATTTCAAAGCCATCGCCGCCGAAGTGAGCATGCCCTTCATCGTCTACAACGTGCCCGGTCGCACGGGCACGAACGTTTTGCCCGCGACGCTCGCGACCATGAAGGCGAGCATCCCGGAGGTGGTGGGCGTGAAGGAAGCAACGGCCAACCTGACCCAGATTTCCGAAGTCATGGAATGCTGCGGCCCCGACTTCACCCTGCTCTCGGGCGACGACTTCACCGTTTTGCCCACCTTGGTCATCGGCGGCAAAGGCGTGATTTCCGTGGTCTCCAACGTGGCCCCGAAAATGATGTCCCAGATGTGCGACGCCTTCTTCGCGGGCGATCTGGCCAGGGCGCGCGAGTTGCACTACGCCCTTGCGCCCCTTTGCCGAGCCATGTTCCTGGAGACCAACCCCATCCCGGTGAAGACTGCTCTGGGCATGATGGGTCGGCTGACCCCCGAGCTGCGGCTGCCCCTGGTTCCCCTCGAAGAAAAGAACGACGCTTGCCTGCGCGACATCCTGAAGAAGGCCGGACTCGTCTAG
- a CDS encoding 2-hydroxyacid dehydrogenase, with translation MQRKKVFITRKIPQAGVALLEKSCDVMINPEDRPLSREELLAKVAEVDGVIGLLTDKIDAAFFDAAKNLKGYANYAVGYDNIDVAEATRRKIPVSNTPDVLTLATAELAWALIFAVARRVVETDAVMRSGTWTGWGPLQFIGLDVSGKTLGILGAGRIGAAVARMAQGFGMPLIYYNRSSNPELEAQTKARKVSFDELLAQSDFISIHAPLTPETRHLFNRESFSRMKRTAVLVNTGRGPIIKEDDLVWALRNGVIAGAGLDVYEFEPRMAEGLSELKNAVLLPHIGSATNSSRDGMAELAARNLLAMLASARPPTILNPEVLG, from the coding sequence ATGCAGCGGAAAAAGGTCTTCATTACCCGTAAAATCCCGCAGGCTGGAGTCGCGCTTCTTGAGAAATCGTGTGACGTAATGATCAACCCGGAAGACAGACCATTGTCGCGTGAAGAGCTTCTGGCCAAGGTCGCGGAAGTCGACGGGGTCATCGGGTTGCTCACGGACAAGATCGACGCGGCGTTTTTCGACGCGGCGAAAAATCTCAAGGGATACGCCAATTACGCGGTGGGCTACGACAACATCGACGTGGCCGAAGCCACGCGTCGCAAGATTCCAGTCTCCAATACACCGGATGTTCTGACTCTGGCCACGGCCGAGCTCGCCTGGGCCCTCATCTTCGCGGTGGCACGCCGCGTGGTCGAAACGGATGCGGTGATGCGCTCCGGCACGTGGACCGGCTGGGGGCCTTTGCAGTTCATCGGGCTCGACGTCAGCGGAAAGACGTTGGGCATCCTCGGGGCAGGGCGCATCGGCGCGGCAGTGGCCCGTATGGCCCAGGGATTCGGCATGCCTCTGATCTATTACAACCGCTCCTCTAACCCTGAACTTGAAGCGCAGACCAAAGCCCGGAAAGTTTCCTTCGATGAGTTGCTGGCCCAGTCTGACTTCATCAGCATCCACGCCCCGCTGACCCCTGAAACGCGCCACCTCTTCAACCGCGAGAGCTTTTCCCGCATGAAGCGCACGGCCGTGCTCGTGAATACCGGGCGCGGACCGATCATCAAGGAAGACGACCTCGTCTGGGCGCTTCGAAACGGGGTCATCGCGGGCGCGGGGCTCGACGTCTATGAATTTGAACCCCGCATGGCCGAAGGGCTTTCGGAACTGAAAAACGCCGTGCTGCTGCCCCACATCGGGTCGGCCACGAACTCCTCGCGCGACGGCATGGCCGAGCTTGCGGCGCGCAACCTGCTCGCCATGCTCGCGAGCGCGCGGCCCCCGACGATCCTCAATCCGGAAGTGCTCGGTTGA